The genome window ACAAGTACTCTTAAGAGTGGATGATAGCCTTTGTTAGATAAAATTGGCACGATAacatattcataaattaaaaaaataatcaaaaaatataaaataataaacaaaataataatagtaacaatgaactaaataaagcaaaatatgaaatatgataaacaaaataataataaaattaatcagCTTTAGAGtagaattatattaatttgtgatatgattttatggattttttttttaaaaagcagagtatgaaattttaaaattttaaaaagagctAAGGTTATATAGTGTAATCAGTTATTTATTGGTTCCACTATTAACCTAGTGATTTAGGACTTGACCGATTTAACATTGCTTCTTGCACCTTCAAAATTACTTTCtgtaccttttttattttttgaaaattttacattttggattagtgacattttttacatttcaaaaacactaGTCCAAAATGCAATTTTACATTCCATTGTTGCGACAAGTAATTTTCATATGATTCGGTTGCACTTCAAATCACAACCTGACTGGACCCAATCAATTGATAATAAAAGCCCAACTGTAACTTACAAGCCCAACCATATCGTAAAGATAAAGCATGTGGTGGCCCTTGTACAATAATAGCATATGAACCCACATTTTATGATTCCTAGAACCTGTACAATAgaaggataaaaatatatataattatgtatcaCGTGTTATAGTCAGATTTTGTATAAGTAATTTTGAATATGTTTTATTGTATCTATTTCACctaaaattacaattacaatatcATACTAAAtgcaaatataagaaaatgaaatcttTATTCGTTAAACAGGACTGATTGGCTGCCATTATGCATTCTGCATTCAATTGATATTGGTCAAGTTAGGACAACAGTTGAAAATTCggaatttaaatacataaaagatGTTTTAGTATGACTTCCCATTTCAAAGAAATTAACTTTGACAAATAATTTGGTAGGAGAAAACAATTTAGTAAATCGAAAAAGAAAGATACTCATTCCttgctaaaataattttcattttaggttgttttacacaaaaataataatataataaattatagataataatggttttataaaattaatatgaaattatcattaatttatttataaagtttattattcactattaatattataagagatatagatgaaaaaataattaatattatattaaaaaattaaaataataattattttaagataatttttttcttaataagaataaaaagtaaaaattatagaaaattttaTGGCAAACTAGAAACAGGATACAGTCCagtatttcaattttcatgatGGAGTGGTGCCTACATCCACTTGGCCACTAGTTTCACTGTCAAGTGTCAACTGTATTATCTgactatttttttacttattatattatgcatgtttttttctataaaattttaaaatggagCAACCGACGatgaaattcaattaaattacattagtttgattttgtaatttaaacaatgCTTTGTTATTTTGATTGATTAGAATCCCGTTCACCAAGGATCGAATACACTTgttcattaaaatatataaattactcACAAAACGAGACCCActtgttttagtttattttttaaaattttcgcATGAGCTtcacgaaaataattttttgacttTAAGCATTGTTCTATttgtaattaagaaaataatataattaaaaaaagggggggaaagTAGTACATgtttgaacacaatttttcttctCTACTTTTTCAAACAAGTTTCTTTTTGAAAGGATTTTTCAAACAAGTAAAGCATCACAATtgtgtttctttcttcttcttttcaagTCATTCACTCAACACATACAAATTCAGatgaaattcttttacaatGACCTTgtctttaaaataagtaaatgcAGTTGTTTATTTCgtatttaattatatgcattCCTAATTCGTATGATATTTGTTGCTCCctccatttttataaataagattCAATTGTCtaatttataagattaaaaaaattggaattcTAAGTGCCCATTTTGTAATGAACTGGAAGAATCAACAAAACATATTATGTTCAGCTGTAAAAAAATCAAGTCGCATTTGGAATTATTTCATGCAGGTTAGACATTGATTTTGTGTCACCAAACACTGCATGTGTTCATTTTGAACAACATGTAATACCAAGTGGGAAACCAAATTTGTCTGATAGATGGAAGACCCTATGGTGTGCTATCACATGGAATTTATGGAATAATAGAAACAGCTGCATTTTTCAGGACAAACAATTTCACTATGAGGATGTTATTCGAAGCATTCTCTTTAATTGTTGGTCTTGGTTATCAGCTTTTGATGCATCGTTTTCTGTTTCATATATTCAGTGGATGACAAACAATTCAGCATCCTTAATGGGATAGATGAGAACTTTAATGCAGCTGGTCACTTATGATGGTGGAAAGCAGAAATCAATGATCATGCAAAAATTCAAGGACAAGGTCGAGCACGAGAAACTTTCATTTGGGTGGCATAATTATTGTGTAACAGGGATATTTAATTTGCTGGGTAGGAACCTGCggttatcaattaaaatatgtttcacTATCAAGTAATACATAACCGTGTGAAAGGGTATGTTACAGTACTTGTTATTAATTCATTCATGATGTACTAAGACTTTGTAACTAAGGGTATGGCTTATACTCTTACatcaattaaaatgttttttcctactaaaaaaatattaatttaattaataacaataaattttccttaaattttctatttttttaaaattatttttgtcattaatataccatttttttaattatttgttaatatattttatttctttattttaaaaaaatatttctaatataaaaataattaatacaataaacattataaaaaaaaatgcattattttaaactttgaatCTTATAGGAACCGAAgaaatataagataattttattcgAATGCGGTATAAAATTCCACTTTCAAAActccataattaatttaatttaggtttatgaaatttaaaatttaacatatcattatttacttaaaaatttaaagtaaacaaTGACTGAAGTTGGGCGCACACTGAAATAGAAGGGTCAACATccactttttccttttcatcCAAGTTGGAGCCTAGAAATGAGCAAAATCCTTTCTAAACGAAAATCCATTAATTGGTGGTCAAATATTTGCAAAATCTAAGCATATTCGTGGTCAACCGTCTGTGAAGACAGGTGGTAGTAATAGAACAAGTTGTGTTTCATAACATGAATAATTATGTTACCTAACTGTGTTCATCTTTTCAAATGAATCATAACATTTATCTTCTTTTATGTGGATATTCAAACTTTACTATAGTATGAGagattaataatttcttttgctGAACCCAACTCCAATTGATGATCATAAGATTGTTGTATCTTACATGTTCCTCAGAACACAAATAAACTTGGATCATTGAAGTACCATAAAAAAGAGCCCTTGCAACTACGATACACTATTGCCGTCACAATTATGTCATGGTACGTGTCTTCATTACTTCCATTTTCTTTTGGGAAGAGTGCTACAATAcgttatcaaaatcaaaattatatacaaCCGACAAAAAGAATGTTGTGGAAtccaaagtaaaaaaatagaataaaaagaaaaacacaacacacacacacactcacgaTATGAAACAAGGTTGTTAAAAGAGTTGATAAGGCAATTCCAAATTGAGGATGGCCCATTTTGCATGTGATAATTTAAGCCAGGACAATACCAAATACAGAAGCTCCATGCACCACATGTTTTGGCCTACATACGGCAACTAACACCGAACAGATACTGTAGTcattatatcaataaaaattaaatttaattaactactATTCAGTGAGAAAGTATATcaagtgaaaaacaaaaataatgtatttatcgttaatttgaaattgagctaagtttatcaataattttaatttaaatttaaagttaatgTATTTATCATCCATTTCAATGCACGTTCTTTGAAGCAAGTTCTTGTAAATTATATATCTTTATCCACATCTTATATGGTCATATGCATATCCAAACATATTgtaagaacaagaaattaatAGGCATTGATGGTGTAACTTATATTGtaatctaataaaaattaattttgaaatcatttttaagataattattataaaaatttatacttaataatttgtaattaaatatcaaCATAAACATTAATCTATATATACCATTTAttctagaaaaattaaattgtttaccCCCAATTATTTGATAGTAGTTGATACTCTTTGACATCAATTCACCTTAGCCTTTTTAATCTGGAAACTTCaatcaaatttaagaataaTTCAACAGTAATGATAAAGACGTGTAGTTTATCTTCTACTGTccatattttattgaataataacatgtacaaaattgtcactaaagatatatataagaaaaaaaacgtTATACTGATACATTCATTTGTTAAAAAGTCTTACATGGGCTATGTTTATGGAttgttataataattacttttaaaatcacattaataataaattataattaaataataatataaaaatattttaaagtattagtatataattattaaacttaaaaataatttacctcttatgttaaataaataaagaatttaatgcatatttattaaacataatgttttttcaaataaatattactatTGGAGATAATTATTAGAACTTCGAGGTTAcggtgtttttcatttttccacgcaattattctttattatttatttatttatctatagagtaataattttattgtgtaGGCACTCCTTATTTTCTGGGTCCATTCATTGTAATAAGCCGCATGTTCTGACATCGACCATGGCGTACGAGTAAGAAAAAGATAGAATCTCGGTAGTTtcgaaaaagcaaaaaaaataaaaaaggttgtCTCTTGTCTCCTCGATAGATAAAGATTATATTAGATTCGATTTCACCCGCGTATCAATGGGGAAGGTGGCGGTCGGAGCTGCGGTCGTTTGCGCGGCGGCGGCGTGTGCTGCGGTGGCGCTGGTGGTGCGCCACCGCATGAGGAGCTCCGGAAAGTGGGGTCGCGTGGTGGCTATTGTGAAAGAGTTTGAGGAGCAGTGTAGGACCCCAATTGGGAAGCTGAGACAGGTTGCTGACGCCATGGACGTTGAGATGCACGCGGGTCTTGCTTCTGAAGGTGGCAGCAAGCTCAAGATGTTGATCACTTATGTTGATAATCTCCCTTCTGGGTTCGTAAATCCATCACCTTTTTCTTAGAATCTGCCTTTTCTGCTTTAGTTTCACTCTTCCATAACcggttttcatgttttttatgtTATACATGATGATGTCTTGGTGAGTTTCTGTTTGGTTTTTCATTTTAAGGCCTTGTGAAGTAAGAAAGCAAGACCTTGTTTGGATAAGCACTTGTGGGAGATTAAGAAGgcgataaaatgaattaaatttctttcaCGGGTTAAAGTTATCTTATTGGGAAAGCTAAATTAGAGAGCTTTTTGTGGCCCTGTTCGGATAAATTTCTCCATAAACACTTATGGGagaagtttatttcattttttcttcgtATTTTCTTCTCTTGTAAGTGCTTATAGAGAACTTTATATAAACAGGAACTATAAATTAGCTTgtatataagataattttaacttatggaaGAGGCTCAATtcactttatcttttttttttcttctcctataaatgCTTATTcggaagtttatccaaacatagCATAAATGAATGATGATTTAGCTGTTGGTCGTTATTTCTTACAGGGTGGCTATGTGTGACTCTTAAAATTTCTGTGCTTTCCAACAATTCTTTGTTGATCAGTTGTGGTGATAAAAGGATACAGTTGTTAATGTCCCACTAGATGATAACAGTTTAGTCGTACATAAGGCTTTGGATTTTTTTGTGGTGTGTTCTGGGTAATCTAAAAGCAAGATGGTGAAGGATGGAGTTTGATTGACTGAGTTTTTCtatgttttttaattgatgAAAAACAAGTGGATAAATATTGTCATGAGTTTGTAATTCTTGAatgctttttccttttttggctCATTCTTTACTTTGTTCCGTTGTTTATAGGGATGAGAAAGGACTCTTTTATGCATTAGACCTTGGTGGCACAAACTTCCGAACCCTTCGCGTGCATTTAGGTGGGAAGGAGAAAGGTGTTGTCAAAATAGAGTCTGATGAAGTTTCCATTCCTCCTCATTTGATGACTGGTTCTTCACAAGTAAGTCTGTTTTGAGAAAATCTATCAGAGTAATGAGCCTAACTAgtctattaaatatattaattatgggATTGCAggaattatttgattttatagcATCTAAACTAGCAAAATTCGTTAGTTCTGAGCCTGAAGAGTTACACCCTCCCCCTGGCAGACAAAGGGAATTGGGTTTTACCTTCTCATTTCCAGTGAGGCAAACATCAATTGCATCTGGGAATATAATAAAGTGGACTAAAGGTTTCAATATTGAGGATGCGGTAATTCTTGTTACCTTGATTTGTTATATTCAATTATATCTGCATTTCCTTGCCATTTTGTCCTTCTGTCATCTCATTTGTTTTGATCATGATTATCATGCATAATCCAGGTACATGCACGAGTATTCTGTCTCTTTCAGCACATACACTACTGTTTTTGCATTATACTTTTTGAGTCCATATATTACTATGCTAACCTTTTATAGTTCACAAGACACAAATGTATATCATATGAACTCTTTTCAAATAGAGAATCCCCCTTCTACtagttttctctttgttttttctcttaaattgaGCAGGGTATTCTGACAGTTTCTCTTATTGGGTTCTGTTTGAGTTGTTTGTAGGTTGGAGAAGATGTGGTGGGTGAACTGACCAAGTCCTTAGAAAAAATTGGTCTGGATATGCATGTTGCAGCTCTAGTCAGTTCCACTTTCCTTTCTttataaattgttttcttttcccCCTAAAGTCTGGCTTTGAGAATAATTTTCAGTTTGTATATGgcagaaaatttcaattaatgagTTTtgtagtttcaatttttttttcttttaactttctTGGTTAGTTAAGGCCTTAAACTGGAGACAAAACCTAACTTGGTGATGTGATGTAGGTTAATGACACAGTTGGAACAGTGGCTAGAGCAAGATTCAGCAATCAGGATGTCATTGCTGGAGTGATTCTTGGTACTGGGACAAATGCAGCTTATGTAGAGTGTGCACATGCAATTCCAAAATGGCATGGTCTTCTACCAAAATCAGGAGAGATGGTAAACAGATTATATGACACTTATTTTCTTGTGTGATAGAACTGTGTTTATAATGATTCCATGAGGCAGCTAATGGGATGGTAATGATTATTTATTGATTCTATAGGTTATTAACATGGAGTGGGGTAATTTCCGTTCCTCGCATCTTCCTCTAACAGAATATGATCATGCTCTAGATGCAGAGAGCTTAAACCCTGGAGAACAGGTAATGATTATCTATCTATCATTGGTTTAAATGACTAATGTGCACTTATAATACTCTTCAATTCTTGTTTGCAGATTTTTGAGAAGATAATTTCTGGTATGTATTTGGGTGAAATTGTAAGGAGAGTTTTGTTGAAGTTGGCTGAAGAAGTTGACTTCTTTGGAGATACTGTTCCTCCAAAATTGAGAATTCCTTTCGTACTTAGGTATGACAATTTATGCAACCAAACATTTACTCATTGTCTCTGATTGTACTTGTTAATTTGCCATCTGGCCTTATTTTAGAAATTTCTTGTACTTTTTTACCTTGACAGCATGGCATCAATGATTCAGAAACTTTTGTCTGCATATTTATTGgttgatttattaatttgagCAAGCTAAAATGTATGTTCTGTTCAGTCTTCTTCACACGTGCCATCTTATTATCATCTATTAATTTAAAAGACTGCGGAGTTCACTTTTGTACACTTCTATCTCAGATTTCGCCATTGACATTTGctcatcattcttttgtttcattttgaaattattattagCCCAAGATTGCTGCAGTACCAAATTGGGTTAATATTGCCTATTTTGAGAACATGTTTAGTAGCTGGTAGGAAAAAGTGCATACTAGAGAAAGATTGAAAATGGAGATGGATGGATTTTATGGTTTTTAAATCTgagtaaaaaatgaacaaaatgacAGGATTGAACAAAGTTTTTAtccctctaatttattttaggtGAAGGCTAAAGGAATACCATGCTATATACCGATCATATATTCTTGATGACTGTAATCTTTGAATAAATACTGGTGAATCATGAGAATGTATTTCCATGTTTGAATTgttcttttacatttttgttcaaaactccAATGAATTTTTTGGTGAAGAGTGAAATGCAAATGGTAGCCTCTCCtattcttttcttcatttttttttcttaccagGCATAACAGTTCTACTTCTGATAGCTCATTTTCTTTGCCTCCTAATTAGTCTTTTTGGAATTTGGATGGTTAAGCAATGCCAAAAAATTGATGGATTTAGCTCCTGTAAAATAAGGAGGTGCACTTTAGAGGGTAAAGTGCAATAATAACcattaattaagaaatcaagggtgaaaatttgaaatcaagggtgaaaatttgaaatcaaataCATATATGATAATCTAAAACTAATTACAATTTCAACCCTTGATTTAGGGTACTAAGAGCCCTGAGCACACtgtacaaaattttaatatcaaGTTTCTAATATGCTTATCAAACTTGTAAGGGAGGGGGGTCATATTTATACTGTATCACCTGTTTTCCCCTAATTTGAGTTGTATGCATCTTCATGTGTATGCCactattttcattcattttttactattttttttatttgtatgtatTGGAGGTTTCTGAGTTTTTCATGTCTTTTTTTATGTGATGTATAGGACACCTGACATGTCTGCAATACATCAAGATACATCTTCAGATCTGAAGGTGGTTGGAAACAAATTGAAGGATATATTAGAGGTATGGATGCTTTCTGACCATGTTGAATATAAATATGCTTGTTTGTTCGCACATTTAGATCATGttaattgtttttcttgaattagATATAGAAATCAGGAAATTTTggtaaatttattgtttgtggTCTTTCATTATTAACAAATTCATCCACATCTTGTTAAGGACACTTAACAAATATAGGTTGGTTGCTATTTCTACTCCCCTAAAGAAAGTGATTCGGTTTTCTCACTGTTCTCCTTTCTGTCAGATCAATAACACATCCCTGAAAATGAGGAAGATTGTTGTGGAACTCTGTGATATTGTTGCTAATCGGGGAGCCCGCCTTTCTGCTGCTGGTATTTTTGGCATCCTCAAGAAAATAGGAAGAGACACAGTAAAGGACGGGAAGAAATCAGTAGTAGCACTGGATGGAGGATTGTTTGAACACTATACTAAATTCAGAAGTTCCTTGGAGAGTACACTAAAGGAGTTGTTGGGAGATGAGGCAGCTGAGACAATTGGCATTGAGCAGTCTAATGATGGCTCTGGAATTGGAGCAGCCCTCCTGGCAGCTTCTCACTCCCAGTATTTGGAAGTGCAGGAGTCCTGAAGATGTGGTTTAATGTCAAGGTAAATCAGTGTAACactagtttcatttttttgtatACCTACTAGATCaacagattgaagcagaaaagtCTTCGTTACTAGTCCTAGAGAGCTTTTAACCAGGAAGGTGGACCAAGTCCACAGTGGAGTTATTTGTAGGGCTGTGTTCTTCTTGCTGCAAATGCAACATTGCTGCTTCTCGGCTAATTACTGGTGCATTGTTTTGGTTACAGTGTTTGTCTCTCCCACATCAAAGAATAATAGGAGAGATGTAAACTTTTGAGTTGTCTCGTTTTCCCAATGTAACATGTTTTCAATGAGAATAAGTCAGGATTAATTTATTGACAAAGGTGAATGATTTCAATTCAAGGCTTTTGCGAGTTATCAATGAAGAGTtgagtttatttattattttatttttttggttataatATCTGAACTGGGAAAAGCTAGCTGATTATCTGAATAGTGGTGACCACTTCCAAAATTCCTtgtctgtttttgttttaac of Glycine soja cultivar W05 chromosome 1, ASM419377v2, whole genome shotgun sequence contains these proteins:
- the LOC114407656 gene encoding hexokinase-1-like encodes the protein MGKVAVGAAVVCAAAACAAVALVVRHRMRSSGKWGRVVAIVKEFEEQCRTPIGKLRQVADAMDVEMHAGLASEGGSKLKMLITYVDNLPSGDEKGLFYALDLGGTNFRTLRVHLGGKEKGVVKIESDEVSIPPHLMTGSSQELFDFIASKLAKFVSSEPEELHPPPGRQRELGFTFSFPVRQTSIASGNIIKWTKGFNIEDAVGEDVVGELTKSLEKIGLDMHVAALVNDTVGTVARARFSNQDVIAGVILGTGTNAAYVECAHAIPKWHGLLPKSGEMVINMEWGNFRSSHLPLTEYDHALDAESLNPGEQIFEKIISGMYLGEIVRRVLLKLAEEVDFFGDTVPPKLRIPFVLRTPDMSAIHQDTSSDLKVVGNKLKDILEINNTSLKMRKIVVELCDIVANRGARLSAAGIFGILKKIGRDTVKDGKKSVVALDGGLFEHYTKFRSSLESTLKELLGDEAAETIGIEQSNDGSGIGAALLAASHSQYLEVQES